The Arthrobacter sp. D5-1 genome segment GCATGGCTGGCTACTTCGGACGTCTTACGGACCACGCTTGGCCTCCCTTCGCGGCAGGACGTAGATCGGAGTGTCGGACGGCTATTTTTTGGAATCCTACCTCCCAAGGAAACCAGATAGCCAGCAACAAGCCTTGACTGGCTCATGAAACACAGGAAATAATTCTGGAAGTCTGTTCTAGAAATACGTATTGCGGCATGTATCCGAATGCTGCGATTTTTGACGTCGAACGCCCCGAAACCCGGGTGCCGTTTTCACCGTCGGGCCGCAACTGGTTGAATCGCTGTATAGCGCCAACTGGTCGCAGCCAAACAAGCCAGAGAGGAACGCGGCCTGATGTCCGTTTCAAGCAAGTCGTCCGGGATCACGTCGAACAGGTGGTTCAAACCCGTCGTCGTCACCGCAGGAGCTTTGGTGGTGGCACTGATTCTGGTGCTCGTTGCGCAATGGCTCCGGACCCTCCAGCCGGTCCAGCAATTCCTGACGGACTACCCCGGGCACTCGGCCGTTCCCGAGGGCACTCCTACCGGCTTCCCCGCGTGGCTCGGCTGGCAGCACTTCCTCAACATGTTCTTCATCGTCCTGATCATCCGTTCGGGCTGGCAGGTGCGGACCACCACCCGCCCGGCGGCCAACTGGACGCGGAACAACAAGGGCTTCATCAAGACCAAGAACCCGCCTACCAAGATCAGCCTGGACCTTTGGTTCCACCTGACGCTTGACGCGCTCTGGGTCTTGAACGGCATCATCTTCATCGTGTTGCTCTTCGCCACCGGGCAGTGGTTGAGGATCGTGCCGACCAGCTGGGACGTCTTCCCCAACGCAATCTCGGCCGGTCTGCAGTACGCCTCGCTGAACTGGCCCGTCGAAAACGGTTGGAACAACTACAACAGCCTGCAGCTCCTCACCTACTTCATCACGGTCTTCATCGCGGCCCCGCTGGCCATCATCACGGGCCTTCGGATGTCTGGGGCATGGCCAAAGAAGGCCGCGATCAACAAGTTCTATCCCATTGAACTTGCCCGCAAGATCCACTTCCCGGTGATGATCTACTTCGTCGCGTTCGTGATCGTCCACGTGACGCTGGTGCTGGCCACTGGCGCGCTGAGGAACCTCAACCACATGTACGCCGCAAACGACGACAACAACAGCTGGTGGGGCTTTGGGATCTTCGCAGCTTCCATTGTGTTCACAGCGGCCGCCTGGTTCCTCGCCCGGCCGTTGTTCCTGCGCCCGATCGCCTCGCTCATGGGCAAGGTCTCCCGCTAACCCGCACGCAAAAACAGCCGCCTCGGAAGTGTTTCCGGGGCGGCTGTTTTTGCGTGACGCAGAGGCTAGGACAGAGCCCCGCCCTGCCACAGCGCATCAAAGGGAGCCCCGGAGGACACGCGGTTCTTGATACCCGCGGTCACGAACGCCTTCGCCGTACGGGCTGCTTCAAGCGGCGTGGCACCCTTGGCCAATTCGGCCGTCACAGCTGCAGCAAGGGAGCAACCGGCGCCGGACACAGCAACTTCGCCGACCTTCGGGGCACGCAGGACTTCCAGCGTCTCGCCGTCGTAGTAAACGTCGACGGCGTCGGGGCCTTCCAGTCGAACCCCGCCTTTGGCGAGGACTGCTGCGCCGCTGATCTCGTGGATGCGGATGGCGGCGGCCTTGAGCGTCTCTTCGTCAGTAATGGTGAGGCCGGACAGCGACTCGGCTTCGAAGTGGTTCGGAGTGACGAAGGTGGCCAGTGGCAGGATCTGCGCCTTCAACGCCTGGTCCGTGTCCAGGGCGTGGCCTGGTTCTTGCCCCTTGCAGATGAGGACCGGGTCCAGCACCACGTGCTTGAAGG includes the following:
- a CDS encoding cytochrome b/b6 domain-containing protein — translated: MSVSSKSSGITSNRWFKPVVVTAGALVVALILVLVAQWLRTLQPVQQFLTDYPGHSAVPEGTPTGFPAWLGWQHFLNMFFIVLIIRSGWQVRTTTRPAANWTRNNKGFIKTKNPPTKISLDLWFHLTLDALWVLNGIIFIVLLFATGQWLRIVPTSWDVFPNAISAGLQYASLNWPVENGWNNYNSLQLLTYFITVFIAAPLAIITGLRMSGAWPKKAAINKFYPIELARKIHFPVMIYFVAFVIVHVTLVLATGALRNLNHMYAANDDNNSWWGFGIFAASIVFTAAAWFLARPLFLRPIASLMGKVSR
- a CDS encoding hydroxymethylpyrimidine/phosphomethylpyrimidine kinase, yielding MTSAVAPAIALTIAGSEATGGAGAQADLKTFQELGVFGIANLTCIVSFNPQDNWNHRFVPVDQHVIADQLEATTAAYGAASGAPSVLDTVKIGMLGSPATISTVEKALTDGSFKHVVLDPVLICKGQEPGHALDTDQALKAQILPLATFVTPNHFEAESLSGLTITDEETLKAAAIRIHEISGAAVLAKGGVRLEGPDAVDVYYDGETLEVLRAPKVGEVAVSGAGCSLAAAVTAELAKGATPLEAARTAKAFVTAGIKNRVSSGAPFDALWQGGALS